One window from the genome of Crassostrea angulata isolate pt1a10 chromosome 2, ASM2561291v2, whole genome shotgun sequence encodes:
- the LOC128171565 gene encoding uncharacterized protein LOC128171565 codes for MSTKPRTSQRITQTQGLSKTKTEFDLPQKISTNTKTQAQGRIRPKTVPAKTLLKENARISKESSAEKKTEIKTLNGQRATLKTGDQKITRRQDKTKSLSVKPVNGAEKNDVKSRVADAQIECKSIVNGTENEEKSRVGTSRVDEKKILGAEEIKKNQKEDASETKQKLKASDDKTDEGGLIPKDDANEIEENSRVDASEIAEKSEIHNETSNEPNSCPMELNSEFTNGKSTATEDDVDQHPVLNCRGNPSCNDQSKVTDLEVTGGGHLEELEKGSPVIDLNSSNRDSGKSNANQSEAQTEEQIDVIDFDGVGRYFSSSVDSDVTTPWLGGLAIVKSGDIICLDLNNERIKRFDKNFKMVSSIDIPFASCGMTLTSHDEIAVTCLNEIHFYNVGKFGMNRTAKCISVNGMAHGIAHNQNWFAVTCDITEPDESTIRVIDATGSERYVIDPPVVSGLSLKLVSFIEFDLNLGCIFLSDSAPSRVVCINFEGEALWDISIPGGSRGLVSIDDENLLVCDQFSEKVRLLSKDGVLKSSVISSEDGLCNPDLIARKPDTNDVIVSYGGFGTIGLFTVQ; via the coding sequence ATGTCGACCAAACCGAGGACCTCACAGCGAATAACACAAACACAGGGTCTGTCGAAAACGAAAACCGAATTCGACTTACCGCAGAAAATCTCGACTAATACAAAGACACAAGCTCAGGGACGAATTCGACCCAAAACGGTTCCCGCCAAAACGTTACTGAAGGAAAACGCGCGAATTAGCAAGGAATCGTCTGCTGAGAAGAAAActgaaattaaaacattaaatggaCAGAGAGCAACCTTAAAGACTGGTGACCAAAAAATCACAAGACGTCaggataaaacaaaatcattgtcGGTTAAACCAGTGAACGGCGCCGAGAAAAACGACGTAAAATCAAGAGTTGCAGATGCTCAGATTGAATGTAAATCGATAGTAAATGGCACTGAGAATGAGGAAAAATCAAGAGTCGGTACGAGTAGAGTTGATGAGAAAAAGATATTGGGCGCTGAAGAGATTAAAAAGAATCAAAAAGAAGATGCCTCCGAGACTAAACAGAAATTGAAAGCAAGTGACGATAAAACTGACGAAGGAGGCCTTATACCGAAAGATGATGCAAACGAGATCGAAGAAAATTCAAGAGTAGATGCCTCTGAGATTGCAGAAAAATCGGAAATTCATAATGAGACTTCTAATGAACCAAACTCTTGTCCCATGGAATTAAATTCCGAGTTCACCAATGGCAAATCGACTGCTACAGAAGACGACGTTGATCAGCATCCAGTTTTAAACTGTCGTGGAAATCCTAGTTGTAACGACCAATCTAAAGTAACCGACCTAGAAGTCACAGGAGGGGGTCACTTGGAAGAGCTTGAAAAGGGGTCCCCTGTAATTGACCTTAATTCAAGCAACAGGGATTCAGGCAAATCGAACGCCAACCAGAGCGAGGCCCAGACAGAGGAACAAATTGACGTCATTGATTTCGACGGAGTCGGTCGGTATTTTTCTTCATCGGTGGATTCTGACGTCACGACTCCTTGGTTAGGTGGATTAGCTATAGTGAAGAGTGGTGACATCATTTGTTTAGACTTAAATAACGAGCGGATTAAACGATTTGACAAAAACTTCAAAATGGTGTCAAGTATCGATATTCCTTTTGCCTCTTGTGGTATGACGCTTACGTCACATGATGAGATAGCGGTCACGTGTCTGAATGAGATTCACTTTTATAACGTAGGTAAATTTGGAATGAATAGAACTGCTAAATGCATTAGTGTTAATGGAATGGCTCATGGAATTGCGCACAACCAAAACTGGTTCGCCGTTACGTGTGACATCACAGAACCAGATGAGAGCACAATTCGGGTGATTGACGCAACCGGAAGTGAGCGTTACGTCATCGATCCACCCGTAGTGTCAGGACTCTCCTTAAAATTAGTTTCTTTTATAGAGTTTGACTTGAATCTCGGTTGCATCTTTCTCTCAGATTCAGCACCGAGCCGGGTCGTCTGCATCAATTTTGAAGGTGAAGCATTGTGGGATATTTCCATACCGGGCGGGTCACGTGGATTGGTTTCCATTGACGACGAAAATTTGCTAGTCTGTGACCAGTTCAGTGAAAAGGTCCGTCTTCTTTCAAAAGACGGCGTCCTCAAATCCTCCGTTATTTCCTCAGAGGACGGCCTCTGTAACCCGGACCTCATTGCTCGTAAACCGGATACAAATGACGTCATCGTATCGTATGGCGGATTCGGAACTATTGGTCTCTTCACCGTGCAGTAA